The window CCGCGACACCGCCAGCACGTCGCGGTCGGTGCTGGTCTGACCCACCGACCACACCTGCTCGGGTCCCAGCGGCTGGGGGTAGGTGAGTTCGCGATTCGAGCAGCCGGCCCACCGTTGCTGCGAGGTGGTGAAGAACTCGGCGGCCGCCTGCGCGGTCGGGAAGAGCACCACCGCCTGCACCGCGTAGTGCGACCAGGCCGGGGCGGTCGGCGGATCGCGCACCACCTGCCCGTGCACGGCGGTCGAGCCGCTGTCGGCGTAGACGCTCTGCTGCGCGGCACCGGCGACGGCCAGGCAGTTGACGTCGGCCAGCCGGCCACTGTCGTTCCACGCCTTGGTCACGTCGGAGGTGACTACCACGTCGTCGCTGGCCAGCGCCGTCCCCACGTCTGAGGCCGACAGCAGCAGCGTAGGCAGTGCATCGGCGGTGGTCAGAAGGACCCGTTCGGCCGGCATCGCGGTGCCTGCGGTGGTGGCCGCGCAGCCGCTGACCGCCATGCACAGCAGTGCCGCGAGGGTGGGGAGGCGGCAGGTCACCGGCAAATCAAACCCCATCCCGGCGTGTTGCGCACGTGGTTCAAGAGAAATGTGTGGTATTGCCAAGGCGTCGCCCGACCGGTGGCGCGGTGCCAATGGTAGGAAAGGTGACTGTGACAGAACCCGTCGACGAGGTGGTCGACCTCGTCAGCGCACTCATCCGGTTCGACACCTCCAACACCGGCGAACTCGACACCACCAGGGGCGAGGCCGACTGCGCGCGATGGGTGGCCGAGCAGCTCTCCGAGGTCGGCTACGACGCCGAGTACCTGGAGTCCGGTGCGCCGGGGCGCGGCAACGTCTTCGCCCGCCTTCCCGGCGCCGACCGCAGCCGGGGCGCCCTGCTCATCCACGGCCACCTCGACGTGGTCCCGGCCGAACCGGCGGACTGGAGTGTGCATCCCTTCTCAGGCGCCGTGGAGGACGGCTACGTCTGGGGCCGCGGAGCCATCGACATGAAGGACATGTGCGGCATGATGATCGCCGTCGCACGCCACTTCAAATGCGCCGGCATCGTCCCGCCCCGCGACCTGGTGTTCGCCTTCGTCGCCGACGAGGAGGCCGGCGGCAAGTACGGCGCACGCTGGCTGGTGGATAACCGGCCCGATCTGTTCGACGGCGTCACCGAGGCCATCGGCGAGGTGGGCGGTTTCTCGCTGACGGTCCCGCGCAAGGACGGCGGGGAACGCCGCTTGTATCTGATCGAGACGGCCGAGAAGGGCATGCTGTGGATGCGGCTGAAGGCCCGCGGCCGGGCCGGGCACGGCTCGATGATCCACGACGACAACGCCGTCACGGCGATCGCCGAAGCCGTCGGCCGGCTGGGCCGCCACCAGTTTCCCCTCGTCGTGCATCCCGCTGTCGACGAGTTCCTCACCGCTGTCGCCGAGGAGACCGGCTACACCTTCGATCTCGACGGGCCCGATCTGGACGGCGCCATCGCGAAGTTGGGTCCGATCGCCCGCATCGTGGGTGCGACCCTGCGGGACACGGCCAACCCCACCATGCTCACGGCCGGTTACAAGGCCAACGTCATCCCCGCGACGGCGGAAGCGGTGATCGACTGCCGGGTGGTCCCGGGGCGTCAGGCCGCTTTCGAGCGCGAGGTCGACGAGATCATCGGCCCCGACATCACCAGGGAGTGGATCACCGAACTACCCTCCTACGAAACCGAATTCGACGGTGATCTGGTCGAGGCGATGAACGGCGCACTGCTGGCCACCGACCCCGAGGCCCGGACGGTTCCCTATATGCTCTCCGCCGGAACTGACGCCAAACACTTTGCCCGCCTTGGCATTCGGTGCTTCGGCTTCATCCCGCTGCGCCTGCCGCCGGAATTGGACTTTGCGGCGCTGTTCCACGGCGTCGACGAGCGGGTACCCGCCGAAGCGCTGCAGTTCGGCACCCGGGTGCTCGAGCACTTCTTGAGAAACTGCTGACCCACACCGAAAGGATTGCCAGTCATGGCTTTTGACTACAACCCGTACGACTTCC is drawn from Candidatus Mycolicibacterium alkanivorans and contains these coding sequences:
- a CDS encoding sensor domain-containing protein, whose amino-acid sequence is MTCRLPTLAALLCMAVSGCAATTAGTAMPAERVLLTTADALPTLLLSASDVGTALASDDVVVTSDVTKAWNDSGRLADVNCLAVAGAAQQSVYADSGSTAVHGQVVRDPPTAPAWSHYAVQAVVLFPTAQAAAEFFTTSQQRWAGCSNRELTYPQPLGPEQVWSVGQTSTDRDVLAVSRVQENPEKWSCQRALTVHSNVAVDVEACSLDGPTSAAAAIAGQIAGRLPAA
- a CDS encoding M20/M25/M40 family metallo-hydrolase, which encodes MVGKVTVTEPVDEVVDLVSALIRFDTSNTGELDTTRGEADCARWVAEQLSEVGYDAEYLESGAPGRGNVFARLPGADRSRGALLIHGHLDVVPAEPADWSVHPFSGAVEDGYVWGRGAIDMKDMCGMMIAVARHFKCAGIVPPRDLVFAFVADEEAGGKYGARWLVDNRPDLFDGVTEAIGEVGGFSLTVPRKDGGERRLYLIETAEKGMLWMRLKARGRAGHGSMIHDDNAVTAIAEAVGRLGRHQFPLVVHPAVDEFLTAVAEETGYTFDLDGPDLDGAIAKLGPIARIVGATLRDTANPTMLTAGYKANVIPATAEAVIDCRVVPGRQAAFEREVDEIIGPDITREWITELPSYETEFDGDLVEAMNGALLATDPEARTVPYMLSAGTDAKHFARLGIRCFGFIPLRLPPELDFAALFHGVDERVPAEALQFGTRVLEHFLRNC